GGCAAATGATCAAGAAGCTGAAGGTCTACAGCGGTGGTGACCATCCGCATGCCGCACAACAGCCGAAAACCCTTTCCCTCTAGTTGCAAGGTAGGAGATCATGATGGCAGCACAGAAATATTACGCCACTGGCAAAAGAAAAACTTCGGTCGCCCGGGTCTGGATTTCTCCCGGCACCGGTCAGATCGTTGTTAACAAGCAGGATGTAAACGACTACTTCGGTCGCGAAACTTCCAAAATGATAATTCGTCAACCGTTTGAAGTGACAGATAACCTGGGTAAATTTGATGTCTGGGTCAATGTCT
The sequence above is drawn from the Desulfuromonas sp. genome and encodes:
- a CDS encoding 30S ribosomal protein S9, translating into MAAQKYYATGKRKTSVARVWISPGTGQIVVNKQDVNDYFGRETSKMIIRQPFEVTDNLGKFDVWVNVCGGGPSGQAGAIKHGISKALLEVDTELRPVLKKAGFITRDSRIKERKKYGRRGARRSFQFSKR